The Thermococcus henrietii genome segment AGTAAACATCCGCATCGGTCTCGCTTAACTGCCTGGCCGCCTCAACGAGGGTGTAAACGGCTATCCTGTCGTCGTGGGCGATGCTGACGAGCCTGTGCTTCCCGAGCCTCTCCAAGCGACCGTCCCAGGTGATGACGGTGCCTATCTTCACACCCATCTCCTCGGCCTCTTCCTTGCTCTCGGCACCGATGTCGATGAAAATCTGGTCCCAGGTCGGGGCCTTGTTCCTCTGCTCCGGCTTCTGAATGTGGGGCGGAACGCTTCCACCGACGCCGTAGATGAACTCGTTCGGGCCAATCCAGACCTTGAAGCGCTGGGCTATGAGCGTCCTCGGGTCAACACCGCCGACCGGTGCAACGCGGAGGAAGCCGTTCTTCTCGATGTGGGTCACCATAAGGCCAATCTGGTCCATATGTCCAGCGAGCATGACCTTAGGACCCTTTCCTTCCTTGTGCGCTATGACGTTTCCGAGCTTGTCAACCCTAATCTCGTCGACGTAGGGCTTGAAGGCCTCGATTACAACGTCCCTGACGCCGAGAAACTCAAAGCCGGAAACACCCGGGGCTTCAACGATTTTCTTGAGCAGTTCGAAGTCCACCATCGGCACCACCGTTTAGATAGTCATCGTAATGAGCTTTTAAGGGTTTAGGTGGGTGAGCAGTTCCTCAACCGTTACGCAGTCCTCGCACCTGCGCCGGAAGCCCCTCGCGATCAGCAGGTAATTCCTCTCACCTTTCCACGGGGCCAAGCTGGCCTTGGCAATTAACCTGCCAAGCTCCCTCGGACCGTCGAGGGATGTTCCCCACTTGGTCTCTATGAAAGTTGCCCTCCTCTCGGCCCTGTTGATTGCCACGAGGTCAATCTCGTAGTTTCTTCCCCACTGGGGGCCGAGCTCGTCGAAGGTCAGAAACTCTCCGTTCAAATCCCACAGGACGTCGGCAACCGCCCTTTCGAAGGCCCTTCCAAGGAACGAGGTCAGGTTTTCATCGAGAAAGCGTTCGAAGGAACCGATGTCGCCGGCTTCAATGTTCTTGAGCTGGGGTTCAATCATGCTGAACCAGAAGTTGAGGAAGTTGTCCCGTATTACGTATCTCGAGCGCCTGCCTCCCAGCACCGGAACCTCGCGGGCAACGATGCCGTAGTAGCCGATGAGGGAGTCGAGGTACTTCGAGAGGCTACCCGGTTTTGTCCCGAGAACGTTTGCAATCTCCACGAGCCGGTTCTTTCCGCTCGCTATCGCCCGAAGTATCGAGTAATAGGTCCTGTACGCCCGTCCGAACTCGTCCATTAGAAGGCCTTCGCCCTCCGAAACAAGGAACGTGGAGTACCGAACCGCCTCAAGGAGGAGCCCCCGAAGGGTCTTCTTTCCGAGGAGCTCAACGAGCTCGTAATATTTTGGGACCCCTCCGAAGACCGAGTAGAACGCCAGCTTCTCCCCAGAATCCTCAACGCCGAGGTCGTCGAGCATCTGGAAAACGTGGCGCGGTCGAAGGGGCTTCAATTCCATGAAAACGGTGCTTCTCCCGTAGAGGGGCGCCTTCCTCGATGCAAAGAGGCGCTTCATCATGCCGATGTACGAACCGGAAATCACCATGAGTAACGGCTTGGACTCGTTACGGTCTACGAACCTCTGGAGGTCAAAGGCCATCGCAGGGTTCACCCTGAGAACGTTCTGGAATTCGTCGAAGAAGACCGCCCTCACATCGAGGCGCTCTAAATATTTCAGGAACTCTCCAAAGTTCTCAAACCTCGGCGAATAGCCAGTTAGTCGCTCGACTTCACTGGCAAAGTCTTCTATAAGGAGCTTTTCGCTTTTAACGCTGACGAACAGGTCCAGGAAGTCTATCCCCTCCCGCCTGAAGAACTCCCTCACGAGCCTCGTCTTTCCAACCCTTCTCCTGCCCGTGAGGACGACGAGGACGAGCCTTGAATCCGAAAGTGCGAGGGCTTTCCTCAACGTTTCCATCTCGCTGGCCCTGTCGTAGAACTTCATTATTATCCACCAACTGGATTATCCTGTTTCTGGATAAAAATGTAGCGGTCAAAGTTTATATCCCACCCCTCAAAGAGTGAAGCATGAAGGAAGTCCTGCTGAAGCTCAACGTGGTTCCCTGCAAGTTCGTGGAGAGGCTCAACCGCTTCGTTGCTCTGGTCGAGGTGAACGGCGAAATCAGAAAGGCCCTTCTCACCAACACCGGTCGCCTGGAGGAGTTTATGATTCCGGGACGAAAGGTCTTCTGCACGCCTAAGAGCGGGGGAAAGACAGACTTCGTTCTAATAGCCTTCGAGGATTTAGGGGGGAAGGGAGCGATAGTGGACACGAGGACTCAGGCGAAGGCCTTTGAAAGGGCGGTTGAGCTCGGCCTCGTCCCCTGGCTGAAGGACTGCTCGATAAAGCGGAAGGAAGTTCGCGTTGGCAACTCCCGCCTCGACTACCTCTTCGAGTGTCCCGGTGGAGAACTCTACGGCGAGATGAAGAGCGCCGTCCTGAGGGGAGGCGAGAGGGGCGAATACGCGATGTATCCCGACTGTCCGACTTTACGCGGACAGAGGCATGTTAGGGAGCTAATCGAGCTCGCCAAAGCCGGAAAGGACGCGATAATCTTCTTCATCGGTGCGATGCCCGGCGTCGAGAAGTTCAGGCCCTACGAGAAGGGCGACCCGGAACTCGCGAGACTTTTGAGGGAGGCGAAAAAGGCTGGAGTGCGAATTGAAGGCCTCTCGATTTCGCTCCTGCCCGACGGAAGGGTAATCCTCGAGAGGCCCAAGCTGAAGGTCGAGCTATGAGAACGGTTTTAAACCGGGGCGAGAATTATTGACGGTGGTGAGCATGGCGATAGTTGACGTTAGGATTCTCGTTGAAGGGGCGAGCGACGTTGAGGTCGTCAGCAAGGCCCTGCAGGGGCTCGCGTTGGGGAGCGAGTACAACATCACAATCTCCGCCATAATCCCGACGACCAACGTGGACATAGCCAAGAGTGCCGCGGCAGGCGCCGACCTTCTCATCATAGCGACCGACGCCGACCGCGTGGGAAGGGAGCTCGCGGAGAGACTCTTCAACGAGCTCGGCGAGATGGTCGGGCACATCGAGAGGATGAAGCTTCCCCTCGGCCACGACCTTGAGCACGTCGATGTGGAGCTCGTGAGGAAGGAACTGAAGAACACCCTCGTCAGGGCAGGACTGAAGAGCCTGCAGGTCCTTCCGGAGTACATGGAGCTCAGGAAACAGCTCCTCGACGTGAAGGGCAAGTACGACCAGCTCGCGAACGAGTACGAGAGCCTTTACAAGGAGCACGAGGAGCTCCAGAAGAAGTACGAGGAACTGCACGCCGAGTACGTCAGGCTGAGGAACGAGAACGAAGGCCTGAGAGAGCTCCTCGACAAGAAGAGCAGGCCGGTTAAGATTGAAGAAGCGTGGACAAACCTCTTCCCGGCCGAACCCGTTCCGGACGAGAGGATTTTTGCCATAGCGGTTGAGAAGCTCGGCCTTGCCGGAAAGGTCGTGGTCGGCCAGGGCTACGTATTCGCCGAGGAGAAGGAGCTCGTGGAGGAACTCATGAAGACCGTTTACCTGAGCCTCGCCATAAAGGAGGGCCTTGAGGAGAAAGCCGAGAGCGAGGAAACCGTTGAGCGGAAGGAGGAAAAGCCCGAACCCGGGGAGAAAGCCGGGGAAGAAATCGAAATCATCGAGGCAGAGCTCAAACCGGACGAACTGCTCTAAGGGCTGAGCGATGGACGAGGTTATAGAGGAGTTCGAGACATACCTCGACCTCGAGGGCAAGAGCCCGAACACGATTAGGATGTACTCCTACTACGTCAGGCGATACCTCGAATGGGGTGGAGCTTTGAACGCGCGCTCCGCCCTCCGCTTCTTGGCGAGGTTAAGGAGGGAGGGCTACTCCAACAGGAGCTTAAACCTCGTCGTCCAGGCTTTGAGGGCCTACTTCCGCTTCGAGGGCTACGATGAGGAAGCGGAGAAGCTGAAGCCACCGAAGGTGCCGAGGAGCCTGCCGAAAGCTTTGACGCGCGAAGAGGTCAAGAAGCTTCTCTCCGTCATTCCACCTACGCGAAAGAGGGACAGGCTGATAGTTCTGTTACTCTACGGGGCGGGTCTTCGTGTCAGCGAGCTCTGCAACCTGAAGAAGAGTGAAGTCGACTTGGAGAGGGGCATAATAGTCGTCCGCGGTGGAAAAGGGGCCAAGGACAGGGTCGTGCCGATTCCGGAGTTCCTGGTGGAGAAAATCCGTTCCTACCTCGAAACGCGCTCCGATTCGAGCGAATATTTACTCGTAGAGGAGTGGAGGAAGAACAAGGACAAACTGTCAACGAAAACCGTCTGGTACCTTTTGAAGAAGTACGGGAAGAGGGCGGGCGTTGAAGTCACGCCCCACAGGCTTCGCCACAGCTTCGCAACGCACATGCTCGAGCGCGGGGTTGACATAAGGGCCATTCAAGAACTTCTCGGCCACTCCAACCTCTCAACAACTCAGATTTACACGAAGGTCACCGTCGAGCACCTCAGGAAAGCCCAGGAAAAGGCGAGGCTCATGGAGGGGCTGGTGGAGTGAGCCCAAGCAGGAACTTCCAGAGGGGAACTACCCTTATCTTCCGCCCCTCAAACTCCAGCACGTCTTCTTCGTCGAGAGTAACGACCGTGAGGTTCTTGCAATTGAGCGTTTTGGACGCGCGGATAAGGGCTGAAATCTCTCGTTCCCTGGCATCTTCAAGGCTTAGGGTGACCTGAATCAGTTCAACGACTCTC includes the following:
- the xerA gene encoding site-specific tyrosine recombinase/integron integrase — translated: MDEVIEEFETYLDLEGKSPNTIRMYSYYVRRYLEWGGALNARSALRFLARLRREGYSNRSLNLVVQALRAYFRFEGYDEEAEKLKPPKVPRSLPKALTREEVKKLLSVIPPTRKRDRLIVLLLYGAGLRVSELCNLKKSEVDLERGIIVVRGGKGAKDRVVPIPEFLVEKIRSYLETRSDSSEYLLVEEWRKNKDKLSTKTVWYLLKKYGKRAGVEVTPHRLRHSFATHMLERGVDIRAIQELLGHSNLSTTQIYTKVTVEHLRKAQEKARLMEGLVE
- a CDS encoding toprim domain-containing protein; amino-acid sequence: MAIVDVRILVEGASDVEVVSKALQGLALGSEYNITISAIIPTTNVDIAKSAAAGADLLIIATDADRVGRELAERLFNELGEMVGHIERMKLPLGHDLEHVDVELVRKELKNTLVRAGLKSLQVLPEYMELRKQLLDVKGKYDQLANEYESLYKEHEELQKKYEELHAEYVRLRNENEGLRELLDKKSRPVKIEEAWTNLFPAEPVPDERIFAIAVEKLGLAGKVVVGQGYVFAEEKELVEELMKTVYLSLAIKEGLEEKAESEETVERKEEKPEPGEKAGEEIEIIEAELKPDELL
- a CDS encoding M42 family metallopeptidase, whose product is MVDFELLKKIVEAPGVSGFEFLGVRDVVIEAFKPYVDEIRVDKLGNVIAHKEGKGPKVMLAGHMDQIGLMVTHIEKNGFLRVAPVGGVDPRTLIAQRFKVWIGPNEFIYGVGGSVPPHIQKPEQRNKAPTWDQIFIDIGAESKEEAEEMGVKIGTVITWDGRLERLGKHRLVSIAHDDRIAVYTLVEAARQLSETDADVYFVATAQEEVGLRGAKVSAFGIDPDYGFALDVTIAADVPGTPEHKQITQLGKGVAIKIMDRSVICHPTIVRWMEELAKKYEIPYQWDILTGGGTDAGAIHLNKAGVPSGGISIPARYIHSNTEVVDERDVDAAVKLTTKVIEEIPNLKF
- the sfsA gene encoding DNA/RNA nuclease SfsA, with product MKEVLLKLNVVPCKFVERLNRFVALVEVNGEIRKALLTNTGRLEEFMIPGRKVFCTPKSGGKTDFVLIAFEDLGGKGAIVDTRTQAKAFERAVELGLVPWLKDCSIKRKEVRVGNSRLDYLFECPGGELYGEMKSAVLRGGERGEYAMYPDCPTLRGQRHVRELIELAKAGKDAIIFFIGAMPGVEKFRPYEKGDPELARLLREAKKAGVRIEGLSISLLPDGRVILERPKLKVEL
- a CDS encoding ATP-binding protein; this translates as MKFYDRASEMETLRKALALSDSRLVLVVLTGRRRVGKTRLVREFFRREGIDFLDLFVSVKSEKLLIEDFASEVERLTGYSPRFENFGEFLKYLERLDVRAVFFDEFQNVLRVNPAMAFDLQRFVDRNESKPLLMVISGSYIGMMKRLFASRKAPLYGRSTVFMELKPLRPRHVFQMLDDLGVEDSGEKLAFYSVFGGVPKYYELVELLGKKTLRGLLLEAVRYSTFLVSEGEGLLMDEFGRAYRTYYSILRAIASGKNRLVEIANVLGTKPGSLSKYLDSLIGYYGIVAREVPVLGGRRSRYVIRDNFLNFWFSMIEPQLKNIEAGDIGSFERFLDENLTSFLGRAFERAVADVLWDLNGEFLTFDELGPQWGRNYEIDLVAINRAERRATFIETKWGTSLDGPRELGRLIAKASLAPWKGERNYLLIARGFRRRCEDCVTVEELLTHLNP